From Asterias rubens chromosome 3, eAstRub1.3, whole genome shotgun sequence, the proteins below share one genomic window:
- the LOC117287807 gene encoding T-complex protein 1 subunit epsilon-like, with protein MTSVGSLAFDEFGRPFFIVRDQDQKTRLTGIEAQKSHIMAAKSVASTLKTSLGPNGLDKMLVSPDGEVTVTNDGATILSKMDVEHQIAKLLVQLSKSQDDEIGDGTTGVVVLAGALLEHAEGLLDRGIHPIRIADGYEMAARKAVQRLEEIKEAFVVSKDHLEPLIETAMTTLGSKIVNKCHRQMAKIAVDAIMTVADFDRKDVDFELIKVEGKVGGQLEDTMLVKGVIIDKDFSHPQMPKEIKDAKMAILTCPFEPPKPKTTHKLDIKSVEDYKKLKEYENKKFTDMVEQVKATGANLAICQWGFDDEANHLLLQNKLPAIRWVGGPEIELIAIATGGRIVPRFQELTAEKLGKAGIVRELSFGTTKDHMLVIEDCHNSRAVTIFIRGGNKMIIEEAKRSLHDALCVIRNLVRNNHIVYGGGAAEIACALAVSREADKISTIEQYAMRSFSDALESIPMALAENSGLHPIRTLADIKSRQVKEGNPRLGIDCMGKGTNDMKDQHVIETLIGKTQQINLATQLVRMILKIDDIRSQFGQAQ; from the exons TCGCACATAATGGCTGCCAAGAGTGTAGCATCAACATTGAAGACATCTTTAGGACCAAATG GTCTTGATAAGATGCTGGTAAGCCCAGATGGTGAGGTCACAGTAACAAACGACGGAGCCACCATTCTCAGCAAGATGGATGTTGAGCATCAGATTGCTAAACTTCTTGTCCAACTCTCCAAGTCACAAGATGATGAGATTGGAGATGGTACTACTGGAGTGGTCG TACTCGCTGGAGCCCTTCTTGAACATGCAGAGGGTCTTCTAGATCGTGGCATTCATCCAATCCGCATTGCTGACGGCTATGAGATGGCTGCCCGTAAAGCTGTCCAGAGACTTGAGGAAATCAAGGAAGCATTTGTGGTCAGCAAAGATCACTTGGAGCCACTAATCGAGACAGCTATGACCACACTTGGATCAAAGAT TGTGAACAAGTGTCATCGTCAGATGGCTAAAATTGCCGTGGATGCAATCATGACCGTTGCAGATTTCGATCGTAAAGATGTAGACTTTGAACTGATCAAGGTCGAGGGAAAGGTCGGAGGTCAACTTGAGGACACCATGCTGGTCAAAGGGGTCATTATCGACAAAGATTTCAGCCATCCACAGATGCCCAAG gaaaTCAAAGATGCTAAGATGGCGATCCTGACGTGTCCGTTTGAGCCTCCTAAACCCAAGACGACTCACAAGTTGGATATCAAGTCAGTCGAGGACTATAAGAAGCTGAAGGAGTATGAGAATAAGAAATTCACTGACATGGTGGAGCAG GTGAAAGCGACAGGAGCTAATCTCGCCATTTGTCAATGGGGATTTGATGACGAGGCAAACCACTTACTTCTACAGAATAAACTCCCAGCTATCAGATGGGTAGGAGGACCAGAAATCGAG ttaaTAGCCATTGCAACGGGTGGCCGCATCGTCCCACGCTTCCAAGAGCTCACCGCAGAGAAACTGGGTAAAGCAGGCATCGTGAGGGAGTTGTCATTCGGCACAACCAAAGATCATATGTTGGTTATCGAGGATTGTCATAATTCTAGAGCCGTGACCATCTTCATCCGCGGTGGAAACAAAATG ATCATTGAAGAAGCTAAGCGTAGTTTACATGACGCCCTGTGTGTAATCCGCAATCTAGTCCGTAATAATCACATTGTATATGGAGGTGGTGCTGCGGAGATTGCATGTGCTCTCGCTGTCAGTAGAGAAGCAGATAAG ATTTCCACAATAGAGCAGTACGCCATGCGTAGTTTCAGCGATGCTCTAGAATCTATCCCCATGGCACTAGCTGAGAACAGCGGTCTACATCCAATAAGGACGCTAGCCGACATCAAATCCAGACAAGTGAAAGAGGGAAACCCAAGACTTGGAATTGACTGCATGGGAAAGGGTACTAATG aCATGAAGGATCAGCACGTGATCGAGACGCTGATTGGAAAGACACAACAGATCAACCTAGCTACACAACTTGTACGGATGATTCTTAAGATTGATGATATTAGGTCACAGTTTGGTCAAGCTCAGTGA